A single region of the Bdellovibrio sp. GT3 genome encodes:
- a CDS encoding 3D domain-containing protein, with the protein MQTKRFFTFTIVLATMALTACGNADQFAAYNSLDSDNGHVTLQDQRVHDIDSDEWQTTLPVQPATVGNPEDFPAPASVPESEEDGALPVQPATVDPKAVPSHGTVSAEQIEKDRPAGKDIVGTSKLKPTVYYFPIFDTEKTTCPDSQKVTLYGQGGKTLIRVCKKISDACGLQGSCSIKKNGKIRLLNILARIKGQNRYFEIDREECKYGYGVRTVCLDPFHTLAADLSIYKLGEVIYVPSVIGLILPDGTLHDGYFIIRDKGAGIMGRGRFDFYSGFMPWYDKTNPFNKIGLADKNTEVPYIRVTGSKAKEIQVRRNYPSIPKDSMPVQ; encoded by the coding sequence ATGCAAACTAAGCGTTTTTTCACATTCACAATCGTTTTGGCGACGATGGCTCTTACAGCCTGTGGCAACGCTGATCAATTTGCAGCTTATAACTCCCTGGATTCTGATAATGGCCATGTGACTCTTCAAGATCAACGTGTGCATGATATCGATTCCGATGAATGGCAGACCACGTTGCCGGTACAGCCTGCAACAGTTGGCAATCCTGAAGATTTCCCTGCACCAGCTTCAGTTCCCGAGTCCGAAGAGGATGGGGCTTTGCCAGTTCAGCCAGCAACTGTTGATCCCAAAGCCGTTCCTTCTCACGGGACCGTGAGTGCTGAACAAATCGAAAAAGATCGTCCCGCAGGCAAAGACATCGTGGGCACTTCGAAACTTAAACCGACAGTTTATTATTTCCCGATTTTTGACACTGAGAAAACAACCTGTCCGGACAGTCAAAAGGTCACGCTTTACGGTCAAGGCGGTAAAACCTTGATTCGTGTTTGTAAAAAGATTTCTGATGCCTGCGGATTGCAGGGGTCTTGTTCTATCAAGAAAAATGGCAAAATCCGTTTGCTGAATATTTTGGCTCGTATCAAAGGTCAGAATCGTTATTTTGAAATCGATCGTGAAGAGTGCAAGTATGGATACGGCGTTCGCACCGTGTGTCTGGATCCTTTCCACACCTTGGCAGCCGACCTGTCCATCTATAAATTGGGCGAGGTGATTTACGTTCCTTCCGTCATCGGTTTGATTTTGCCTGACGGTACTTTGCATGATGGTTACTTCATCATTCGCGACAAGGGAGCCGGTATCATGGGTCGTGGTCGTTTTGATTTTTACTCAGGCTTTATGCCTTGGTATGACAAAACGAACCCATTCAACAAAATTGGTCTGGCTGATAAAAACACCGAAGTTCCATATATTCGTGTGACAGGGTCCAAGGCCAAGGAAATCCAGGTTCGTCGCAACTATCCAAGCATCCCTAAAGACAGCATGCCCGTGCAGTAG
- a CDS encoding S1 family peptidase, with translation MKSVNLLIKGLLVAAALTACAPANKNGTVAADGSSQVIGGDVVKPGSRVIRSTVGLYDAKAGALCSGTLIAENIVLTAAHCVVGDPKALQVHFNNEMKKSTPEQIRKVDAGFVNTDYDPQRKENTADIALLRFKGGLPLGYGPAKRLKNSGALVEGITVRIAGYGLNRSWVIKSGAGTLRTTELVVADPHFSATEAMLKQSLKRGACSGDSGGPAYLDIGGELHLWGVLSRGDALPTRLTPDCFMLSVYTRADVYAKWIDDGMALLRAQ, from the coding sequence ATGAAATCTGTTAATTTACTTATCAAAGGTCTTCTTGTTGCAGCAGCACTTACTGCCTGCGCACCAGCAAATAAAAACGGGACAGTTGCTGCGGACGGCAGCTCACAAGTCATCGGTGGGGACGTGGTTAAGCCGGGTTCTCGTGTTATCCGTTCGACGGTGGGTCTTTATGATGCAAAGGCCGGTGCATTGTGCTCTGGTACTTTGATCGCTGAAAATATCGTATTGACGGCAGCACATTGCGTGGTTGGTGATCCAAAAGCATTGCAAGTTCACTTCAATAACGAAATGAAAAAATCCACGCCAGAACAAATCCGCAAAGTGGATGCTGGTTTCGTGAATACAGATTACGATCCACAACGTAAAGAAAACACCGCAGACATTGCTCTTCTTCGCTTTAAAGGCGGTTTGCCTTTGGGTTACGGCCCGGCAAAAAGATTGAAAAATTCCGGAGCCTTGGTTGAAGGCATCACTGTGCGTATCGCAGGTTATGGCTTGAACCGTTCATGGGTTATTAAATCCGGCGCAGGCACTTTAAGAACAACAGAGCTTGTGGTTGCTGACCCTCATTTCTCTGCAACAGAAGCCATGTTGAAACAATCCTTAAAGCGTGGTGCTTGCTCGGGTGATTCCGGTGGTCCGGCCTACTTGGATATTGGTGGTGAGTTGCACCTATGGGGTGTCTTGAGTCGTGGGGATGCTTTGCCAACCCGTTTGACTCCTGATTGCTTTATGTTGTCAGTTTACACTCGCGCTGACGTTTATGCGAAATGGATTGATGACGGTATGGCGCTACTAAGAGCTCAATAA
- the ybaK gene encoding Cys-tRNA(Pro) deacylase, giving the protein MSQDTKPPMTLALRELEKHGVELTYHLFTYLEKGGTAHSSKEMGVPEHAVIKTLIMENENKEPLVVLMHGDMQVSTKNLARTLGVKSINPCKPEVADRHSGYQVGGTSPFGTKKKMPVYLEETILQLDKIYINGGKRGFLVGMSPKEVLRILSPTLVQVGIPG; this is encoded by the coding sequence ATGAGTCAAGACACCAAACCGCCCATGACACTGGCCTTGCGCGAGCTTGAAAAACACGGGGTCGAACTGACTTACCACCTGTTTACTTATCTTGAAAAAGGCGGCACAGCCCATTCTTCCAAAGAGATGGGCGTGCCTGAACACGCCGTCATTAAAACTTTGATCATGGAAAACGAAAACAAAGAACCACTGGTTGTACTTATGCATGGAGATATGCAAGTCTCCACCAAGAATTTGGCGCGCACGTTGGGAGTTAAAAGTATCAATCCCTGCAAACCAGAAGTGGCCGATCGTCATTCCGGTTACCAGGTGGGCGGCACTTCTCCGTTTGGAACAAAAAAGAAGATGCCCGTTTACCTGGAAGAAACGATTCTGCAATTGGATAAAATCTATATCAATGGGGGGAAACGTGGATTTTTGGTGGGGATGTCCCCCAAGGAAGTCCTGCGAATTCTTTCGCCCACTTTAGTTCAAGTGGGCATTCCGGGATAG
- a CDS encoding serine protease spb1, with protein MKSFFLALLLLGAGTQSLAASCCGGGFAFPALIMGDEKTQLTSSLSYGRVTDDVLPNQKWIKRADENHSQTFKIEAATLISDTWQTGFSVPVISRSITNETSTGLGDISLTLGHETFPEKSYSRWKPKGLTFLQLAVPTSPSIYDATNSLASDSRGRGFFNVGGGAALVKVFGRWDANAGVEIHKSFAREFSSPANGGTITATPNIGHSWSIGGGWNKGDWRVGSGFTGMYEDAIEISGAQSSKGSSQKNITWTTMANYMLSMESAWTLSYADQTLFGSPENTSLSKTITISYQTRWQR; from the coding sequence ATGAAGTCATTCTTTCTTGCACTCTTGCTTCTGGGAGCCGGCACACAGAGCCTGGCCGCGAGCTGTTGTGGCGGTGGATTCGCGTTTCCCGCACTGATCATGGGTGATGAGAAAACACAACTGACCAGTTCACTCAGTTACGGTCGGGTTACCGACGATGTTCTGCCCAATCAGAAATGGATCAAACGCGCGGACGAAAACCACAGTCAGACATTTAAAATCGAAGCAGCCACTCTGATTTCAGACACCTGGCAAACTGGGTTTTCCGTGCCCGTGATTTCCCGCTCCATCACAAATGAAACCAGCACTGGACTTGGCGATATTTCTTTAACCCTGGGCCACGAAACATTTCCTGAAAAGTCTTATTCCCGCTGGAAACCAAAAGGCCTGACCTTTTTGCAACTTGCGGTTCCCACGTCGCCCTCCATTTATGATGCCACTAACTCCCTGGCCTCAGACTCCCGAGGCAGAGGTTTCTTCAACGTGGGTGGTGGCGCCGCTTTAGTTAAAGTTTTCGGTCGTTGGGATGCCAACGCTGGCGTTGAGATTCACAAATCATTTGCCCGGGAATTTTCCAGTCCCGCTAATGGCGGCACCATCACGGCAACACCGAATATCGGGCACAGCTGGAGCATTGGTGGCGGCTGGAACAAAGGTGACTGGCGAGTGGGATCTGGTTTTACGGGCATGTATGAGGACGCCATTGAAATTTCCGGCGCCCAATCCTCCAAGGGATCTTCACAAAAAAATATCACATGGACTACGATGGCCAATTACATGCTAAGCATGGAAAGTGCCTGGACATTGTCCTATGCAGATCAAACATTATTTGGCTCACCTGAAAACACGAGTCTTTCAAAAACCATCACCATCAGTTATCAGACTCGCTGGCAGAGGTAA
- a CDS encoding efflux RND transporter permease subunit has protein sequence MRISDVSIRNAVFSWMLFAAFIIFGFISFMRLGVSQLPDVDFPVVNVSLTLLGAAPEIMETSVVDPVEDALSSVEGVTRISSVSKTGIANITIEFELDRNIDVALQEVQTKVAQAQRLMPENVDPPIITKTNPDDQPILWLALMYDKNDPYFLMTYAKDYLKDRFTMVSGVGDIILGGYTDPAMRVWVNADKLKKNVISVGDVMESIYAQHTEVPGGFIQNPKNAFNVRTLGEFKDAKGFDDMIINRRAGMVIQDPYNTIRLKDVGHAEESLAEVYRISRFDGVMALGLGIKKQIGSNAVAVANAVKQQMVDIQKTLPEGMKLGVNFDSSRYIEQSIQEMIKHLVLAVILTSLVCWIFLGSFTATLNVLLAIPTSIMGAFIGLYFFGFTLNTFTLLGLTLAIGIVVDDAIMVLENIFRYNERGLRPIESAIIGAREITFAALAASIAIIAIFLPVAFMKGVIGKFFLQYGITISLAVLLSLLESLTITPMRCSSFVHTGHRSTRIGKAFDIFMDKWREFYAKSLNWVLSFRWTVLFASVAFVGVSFVTVMGLNREMTPIQDQSLFIMRLFLPIGTSLATSDQKAREIEKWMRSQSEVKHLYASVGGLGSGGGSDANTGMMFVTLKDKGERGVNKELGRELSQQEFMNFARKELTQAVQGVQVFMMDPSSRGFSTGKGYPIEFILQGPDWAKLEEINNKFKEDMKQSGMMVDVDSDYLAGMPEIQVTPARDKAALRGVSAEDIGVTVQAMIGGVKNGQYTKGGHRYDVYVQLEKAKDPRTEFNKLLIANDRNNLVPLSQVAQIEQKASLQQVTRVNRQRAITIYANLASGASQQKALDFIFNKAKDLPEGYFIDQSGAAKTFRESFDSLIFALALGVLVAYMVLASQFNSFMDPVTILMALPFSISGAFFALYLTGQSINMYSMIGILLLMGIVKKNSILLIDFTNAVRSRKENTTADSALKEACPIRLRPIIMTSAATITAALPSALATGAGSETFKPMAITLIGGVMVSTLLTLYVVPVVYSLLDRFRKRDTRQKDVRLAFQNVGAAVSINENGQPVMSDGEGLQDDAGIKTEITNETEEQGLRHWEEEEEMEKEHREKRSFFGFLRRKYKKPTGPKPIFSSPSPGVRRSMGEDTEKAAEQRIAEETTRMESRHLRSEDIEPDFDRNMPHVQDELGEQAEKNLVRDERERHREEERVQRMREHDRRMRGLDRDH, from the coding sequence ATGCGCATTTCTGACGTATCCATTCGCAATGCTGTTTTCTCCTGGATGCTGTTTGCGGCATTTATCATTTTTGGTTTTATTTCCTTCATGCGACTGGGGGTCAGTCAATTGCCCGATGTGGACTTTCCGGTCGTGAATGTTTCTTTGACTCTTTTGGGAGCAGCTCCTGAAATCATGGAAACTTCAGTCGTGGATCCGGTCGAAGACGCCCTGTCTTCGGTGGAGGGTGTGACTCGCATCAGTTCAGTCAGTAAAACCGGGATCGCCAATATCACCATTGAATTCGAATTGGACCGAAATATTGATGTGGCCCTGCAGGAAGTGCAAACCAAGGTGGCCCAGGCGCAACGACTCATGCCTGAAAATGTTGATCCTCCGATTATCACCAAAACCAACCCCGATGATCAGCCGATTTTATGGCTGGCTTTAATGTACGACAAAAATGATCCATATTTTTTGATGACCTACGCCAAAGACTATCTGAAGGATCGCTTTACGATGGTTTCCGGTGTGGGGGATATTATTCTGGGTGGTTATACAGATCCCGCCATGCGTGTCTGGGTGAATGCAGATAAGCTTAAGAAAAATGTGATCTCAGTGGGCGACGTGATGGAGTCTATCTATGCCCAGCATACGGAAGTGCCCGGTGGTTTTATCCAAAATCCCAAAAATGCCTTCAATGTCAGAACACTGGGGGAGTTTAAGGACGCCAAGGGTTTTGATGACATGATCATAAACCGCCGCGCAGGCATGGTGATTCAGGATCCGTACAACACAATTCGTTTAAAGGATGTCGGTCATGCCGAGGAGTCCCTGGCAGAAGTGTATCGCATCTCGCGTTTTGATGGGGTGATGGCTTTGGGGCTGGGAATAAAAAAGCAAATCGGCTCCAATGCGGTGGCCGTGGCCAACGCAGTAAAGCAACAGATGGTGGATATTCAAAAAACACTGCCTGAAGGCATGAAGCTCGGAGTGAATTTTGATTCCTCCCGCTATATTGAACAAAGTATCCAGGAGATGATCAAGCATCTGGTGCTGGCAGTGATCCTGACCTCTTTGGTGTGCTGGATTTTTCTGGGAAGCTTTACCGCGACGTTGAACGTATTGTTGGCAATTCCCACCTCCATCATGGGGGCCTTCATTGGTTTGTATTTTTTTGGATTCACTCTGAATACTTTCACTTTGCTGGGATTAACTCTGGCGATCGGGATCGTGGTGGATGATGCCATCATGGTGCTTGAGAATATATTCAGGTACAACGAACGGGGATTGCGCCCCATAGAGTCCGCCATCATCGGCGCTCGGGAAATCACCTTTGCGGCTTTGGCGGCAAGTATTGCGATCATCGCGATCTTTTTGCCGGTGGCCTTTATGAAAGGTGTTATTGGGAAATTCTTTTTACAGTACGGTATTACAATATCTCTGGCTGTGTTGCTGTCGCTGCTGGAATCTTTGACGATTACACCCATGCGCTGTTCGTCATTCGTGCATACCGGTCATCGTTCCACGCGAATTGGAAAAGCATTTGATATCTTTATGGATAAGTGGCGTGAATTTTACGCCAAATCATTGAATTGGGTTTTGTCTTTTCGTTGGACGGTGTTGTTCGCATCCGTGGCTTTTGTTGGGGTCTCATTTGTCACTGTCATGGGACTGAACCGGGAAATGACACCGATCCAGGATCAGAGTTTGTTCATCATGCGCCTGTTCTTGCCCATTGGAACATCTTTGGCGACCTCCGATCAAAAAGCGCGGGAAATCGAGAAATGGATGCGCTCACAAAGTGAAGTCAAACATCTCTATGCCAGTGTGGGTGGATTGGGATCAGGTGGCGGGAGTGATGCCAACACCGGGATGATGTTTGTGACTTTGAAAGACAAGGGTGAGCGGGGTGTGAATAAAGAACTGGGGCGCGAGTTGTCGCAGCAGGAGTTCATGAATTTTGCCCGCAAAGAACTGACTCAGGCTGTGCAAGGTGTTCAGGTGTTCATGATGGACCCATCAAGCCGGGGATTTTCAACCGGCAAAGGATATCCGATTGAATTTATTTTGCAGGGACCTGACTGGGCGAAACTTGAGGAGATCAATAACAAATTCAAAGAAGATATGAAGCAATCAGGAATGATGGTGGATGTCGATTCAGACTATCTTGCCGGGATGCCTGAAATTCAAGTGACCCCGGCGCGGGATAAAGCGGCTCTTCGCGGAGTCAGCGCGGAAGATATTGGTGTGACAGTGCAGGCGATGATTGGTGGCGTTAAAAATGGTCAATACACCAAAGGCGGACACCGTTATGATGTCTACGTTCAATTGGAAAAGGCCAAGGACCCGCGAACTGAATTTAATAAACTTCTGATTGCCAATGATCGCAACAACCTGGTTCCGCTTTCACAAGTTGCACAGATTGAACAAAAAGCCAGTCTGCAACAAGTAACCCGGGTGAATCGTCAGCGCGCTATCACGATTTATGCAAATCTGGCGTCAGGGGCTTCCCAGCAAAAAGCCTTGGATTTTATTTTTAACAAAGCCAAGGATCTCCCCGAGGGATACTTCATCGATCAATCGGGGGCCGCTAAAACCTTTCGCGAATCATTTGATAGTTTAATATTCGCTCTCGCCCTGGGCGTTTTAGTGGCCTACATGGTGCTGGCGAGTCAGTTTAATTCCTTCATGGATCCCGTGACAATTCTGATGGCATTGCCCTTCAGTATCTCCGGGGCTTTCTTTGCACTGTATCTGACGGGACAATCCATCAATATGTATTCCATGATCGGTATTCTGCTGCTGATGGGGATTGTGAAGAAGAACTCAATTTTGTTAATTGATTTTACCAACGCTGTTCGTTCACGAAAAGAAAATACGACGGCGGATTCAGCTCTGAAAGAAGCCTGTCCAATTCGTCTGCGCCCGATCATTATGACCAGTGCCGCGACGATCACCGCGGCCTTGCCGTCAGCATTGGCGACCGGGGCCGGTTCAGAAACGTTTAAACCCATGGCGATCACCCTGATTGGCGGGGTGATGGTTTCAACGCTTTTAACATTGTATGTGGTGCCTGTGGTGTACTCGTTGTTAGATCGCTTTCGCAAACGGGACACAAGGCAAAAAGATGTTCGCCTGGCATTTCAAAATGTCGGAGCCGCGGTTTCAATCAACGAAAACGGCCAGCCAGTGATGAGCGACGGAGAAGGTCTGCAGGATGATGCGGGCATCAAAACTGAAATTACCAATGAAACTGAGGAGCAAGGATTAAGGCACTGGGAGGAGGAGGAAGAGATGGAGAAGGAACATCGGGAAAAAAGAAGTTTTTTTGGATTCTTAAGAAGAAAGTATAAAAAACCGACGGGACCCAAGCCGATTTTTAGCTCGCCGTCGCCGGGCGTTCGCCGTTCCATGGGGGAAGACACAGAGAAGGCTGCGGAGCAGAGAATTGCCGAAGAAACCACCCGGATGGAAAGCCGCCATCTGCGATCCGAGGATATTGAACCTGATTTTGATCGCAATATGCCGCATGTGCAGGATGAACTGGGTGAGCAGGCCGAGAAAAATCTGGTGCGCGACGAACGCGAACGCCATCGCGAAGAAGAACGTGTGCAAAGAATGCGAGAGCATGATCGGCGCATGCGTGGTCTTGATCGCGATCACTGA
- a CDS encoding DUF6436 domain-containing protein encodes MKLLISLFILTTSLNLWAAKQFNSVDGTDVLSSKFLHLETKSANKGTVVVFLSAKCPCSASHEALLKELATRYKDFNFVGVHSNTDENAEMTKSHFTTAALPFPVIQDSKSRLANDFGALKTPHAYLLSPDGEVLYQGGVTDSNVGPSAKKHFLKDALEDIESGKEVRLKEGRAVGCYISREDA; translated from the coding sequence ATGAAACTATTAATCAGCCTGTTTATATTGACGACCTCATTGAATCTCTGGGCCGCAAAGCAGTTTAATTCTGTTGATGGAACCGATGTGCTGTCCAGCAAGTTTCTGCATCTGGAAACAAAATCTGCCAATAAAGGCACAGTCGTCGTTTTTCTTTCTGCAAAATGCCCTTGTTCTGCAAGTCACGAGGCTTTGCTGAAGGAATTAGCCACACGGTACAAGGACTTTAACTTTGTGGGGGTTCATTCCAACACGGATGAAAACGCTGAAATGACAAAAAGCCACTTCACTACAGCGGCTTTGCCGTTTCCAGTTATCCAGGATTCAAAATCCCGTCTTGCCAATGATTTTGGTGCTTTGAAAACTCCGCACGCCTACCTGCTCTCCCCTGACGGCGAAGTTTTGTATCAAGGTGGCGTCACTGACAGCAACGTGGGACCTTCAGCAAAAAAACATTTTCTAAAAGACGCCCTCGAAGACATTGAATCCGGCAAAGAGGTTCGCTTAAAAGAAGGCCGCGCCGTGGGTTGCTACATTTCGCGCGAGGACGCGTAA
- a CDS encoding FixH family protein, with protein MKFLILLFLAFSACARPDYIDPKLNESTQTNSGDECLLQLAHANLCAKLEWTLGPQSPAESEFILKFWSKTDSVSAGTLVDPENTLSAILWMPSMGHGSSPVTIEKIETGVYRIRRVYFIMPGDWEVRIYLKNGTTVIDQATVSLLL; from the coding sequence ATGAAATTCCTGATTCTGTTATTTCTGGCTTTTTCCGCTTGTGCACGACCGGATTATATTGATCCAAAGCTCAATGAAAGCACACAAACTAATTCCGGCGATGAGTGCCTCTTGCAATTGGCGCATGCAAATCTTTGCGCGAAACTTGAATGGACCCTGGGACCTCAGTCACCTGCTGAGTCTGAATTTATCCTGAAGTTCTGGAGTAAAACTGATTCTGTGAGCGCCGGTACCCTGGTGGATCCTGAAAATACTTTAAGTGCTATTCTGTGGATGCCCTCCATGGGACACGGATCCTCTCCGGTCACTATCGAGAAAATTGAAACGGGTGTTTACCGTATTCGCCGAGTTTATTTCATTATGCCGGGTGACTGGGAAGTTCGCATTTATTTGAAAAACGGCACTACAGTGATCGATCAAGCCACGGTGAGTTTACTGTTATGA
- a CDS encoding monovalent cation:proton antiporter-2 (CPA2) family protein, with amino-acid sequence MVEHSYLLQVLAFLCSSVLLVPIFQKLGLGSILGYLAAGILIGPQTAGLITDVESVKHLSEFGVVFLLFLIGLELQPKKLLAMKKTLLSFGGLQILTCTLALGVLVKTQGASWNSAWVAGFALSLSSTAFAIQAMAEKKVLNTEFGRSSFAILLMQDVTAIPALAIIPTLGLVQAATPTEVNWLGVTGIFLGLLIFNYTLMGRFLRQVAALRSRELFTGVTLTIVVGVAYLMEHMGISMALGAFLAGVLLSESEYRHELEADLEPFKGLLMGLFFISVGMSVNIHLILKNPIFIIAATFVYMAVKAGLLYGVGRALKLNSASSRNMAAYLAQGGEFAFVIFGVGQTSQVISGEISELLTVIVTLSMILSPFMIVVNSKIESWLATRKPAKAWDSFEGVENEIIIAGFGRVGQIFGRILRAQDIGFTAIDHDPDQIDLLRRFSHKVYYGDASRQEILDAAGAKAAKYLIVAVDDVETSKHIVELAREHHPHLKVYARARNRAHVFDLMDLGVDLKHIRRETFESSLLLSRELLVDLGYPADRARSIIERFHTHDELMLANQYKYRNDQKQFLDISRQGMQQLAEVLREDQRQTYIDSSDTDKSQEPKL; translated from the coding sequence ATGGTCGAACACTCTTATTTGCTTCAAGTTCTTGCTTTCCTTTGTTCATCAGTACTTCTTGTACCCATTTTCCAAAAATTGGGCCTGGGAAGCATTCTGGGTTATCTTGCCGCCGGCATTCTTATTGGGCCCCAAACAGCGGGGCTGATCACTGATGTTGAATCCGTGAAACACCTCTCTGAATTCGGCGTGGTCTTTCTTCTTTTTCTGATCGGCCTGGAACTGCAACCCAAGAAACTCCTGGCGATGAAGAAGACTTTGCTCAGCTTCGGTGGATTGCAAATCCTGACCTGCACCCTGGCTCTGGGCGTGCTGGTAAAAACACAAGGGGCTTCCTGGAACAGTGCCTGGGTCGCGGGCTTCGCCCTGAGTCTTTCCTCCACGGCCTTTGCTATTCAGGCAATGGCTGAAAAGAAAGTTCTTAACACCGAATTCGGCCGCTCTTCGTTTGCGATACTTTTGATGCAAGACGTGACTGCCATTCCGGCATTGGCCATCATTCCAACGCTGGGCCTGGTGCAGGCAGCCACTCCTACGGAGGTCAACTGGCTGGGTGTCACGGGAATATTTTTAGGTCTTTTGATCTTCAACTACACCTTAATGGGACGATTTCTGCGACAGGTGGCCGCTTTGCGCAGCCGTGAACTTTTCACAGGCGTGACTTTAACCATCGTCGTGGGTGTCGCTTACCTCATGGAGCACATGGGAATTTCCATGGCCCTGGGGGCCTTTCTGGCAGGTGTTCTGTTGTCTGAATCTGAGTATCGCCACGAACTTGAGGCGGACCTTGAACCTTTCAAAGGTTTGTTGATGGGTCTGTTCTTTATCTCTGTGGGTATGTCCGTCAATATTCATCTTATTCTAAAGAATCCGATTTTTATTATCGCTGCCACCTTCGTATATATGGCAGTTAAAGCAGGCCTGCTTTACGGCGTGGGCCGAGCCCTTAAACTTAACAGTGCCAGCTCCCGCAACATGGCCGCCTATCTGGCTCAAGGGGGTGAGTTCGCCTTCGTGATCTTCGGTGTGGGACAAACTTCGCAGGTGATCAGCGGTGAAATTTCCGAATTGTTAACGGTGATCGTCACCCTTTCAATGATCCTGAGTCCTTTTATGATCGTTGTGAATTCCAAAATCGAGTCATGGCTGGCCACGCGCAAACCGGCCAAAGCCTGGGACAGCTTTGAGGGCGTTGAAAATGAAATCATCATCGCGGGCTTCGGTCGCGTCGGTCAAATCTTTGGCCGTATCTTAAGAGCCCAGGACATCGGCTTTACGGCGATCGATCATGATCCCGATCAAATTGATCTGCTAAGAAGGTTCAGTCATAAAGTTTACTATGGCGATGCTTCCCGTCAGGAAATCCTGGATGCTGCCGGTGCAAAAGCCGCGAAATATCTGATCGTGGCTGTCGACGACGTGGAAACATCCAAGCACATTGTGGAGCTCGCGCGTGAACATCACCCTCACTTGAAAGTCTATGCCCGTGCCCGCAACCGTGCCCATGTCTTTGACCTGATGGACCTCGGGGTTGATCTGAAACACATTCGCCGCGAAACTTTTGAATCCAGCCTGCTGCTAAGTCGCGAACTGCTGGTCGATCTGGGTTATCCGGCGGATCGTGCGCGCTCCATCATCGAGCGCTTCCACACCCATGATGAACTGATGCTGGCCAATCAATATAAATATCGAAATGATCAAAAACAGTTTTTGGATATTTCCCGCCAGGGTATGCAGCAATTGGCAGAGGTGCTGCGTGAGGATCAAAGACAAACCTATATTGATTCTTCCGATACCGATAAATCCCAGGAACCCAAATTATGA